One window of Bacillus alkalicellulosilyticus genomic DNA carries:
- the ytvI gene encoding sporulation integral membrane protein YtvI, which produces MAQYFTKKVVITVLTIILIIILGYYILPVSLPLLFAFFSALILSPAVSLLQDKLKLKRNLAVMIVFTLFVFSIGLGGYFIITKAVTQGVQLVENLPTYINDINRAWLDFQRNLEDQYEDLPPDLVFEINTQVTHYLTTLRQDIGNRNLINDITSLITKIPAYLVTFIVYLIALFLFMLELPRLKTKLYSYFSVKTADRVNFMVSRLSYVISGFIKAQFLVSIVIFVVSLIGLLIIAPEVALLMAFIIWIIDFIPIIGSIAILGPWALFHLFTGDVALGTQLLILAGVLLVIRRTVEPKVMGQHIGLSPLATLIAMYLGLMLFGVIGFIIGPLIVIAFTSAKEAGIIKFSFKI; this is translated from the coding sequence TTGGCACAATACTTTACTAAAAAGGTAGTTATCACCGTACTTACGATCATACTTATTATCATATTAGGTTATTACATTTTACCGGTATCTTTGCCACTACTGTTTGCATTTTTTAGTGCACTTATCCTATCACCAGCAGTTTCACTGTTACAGGATAAATTAAAACTAAAACGCAATCTTGCTGTTATGATTGTATTTACTCTATTTGTATTCTCGATTGGGCTGGGTGGTTACTTTATTATTACAAAAGCTGTTACCCAAGGAGTACAACTAGTAGAAAATTTACCTACTTATATAAATGATATTAATAGAGCTTGGCTAGATTTCCAAAGAAATCTTGAAGATCAATATGAAGATTTACCGCCTGACTTAGTTTTTGAAATTAATACTCAAGTCACTCATTATTTAACAACCTTACGCCAAGATATCGGAAACCGTAATTTAATAAATGATATAACATCGCTTATCACCAAAATACCTGCTTATTTAGTTACATTTATCGTATATTTAATAGCATTGTTTCTGTTTATGCTTGAACTTCCTAGACTAAAGACTAAGTTATATTCTTACTTCTCAGTGAAGACGGCTGATCGCGTCAATTTTATGGTGTCACGGTTATCCTATGTTATCTCTGGATTTATAAAAGCTCAGTTTTTAGTGAGCATTGTCATTTTTGTTGTCTCACTCATTGGCTTATTAATTATTGCTCCTGAAGTGGCATTACTAATGGCATTTATTATTTGGATTATAGACTTTATACCAATCATTGGATCTATAGCCATCCTTGGTCCTTGGGCTTTGTTTCACCTTTTCACTGGCGATGTTGCCTTAGGGACACAGCTTTTAATTCTTGCCGGAGTATTGCTTGTCATTCGTCGTACAGTTGAACCAAAAGTAATGGGTCAACACATTGGACTCTCTCCACTCGCCACGCTAATAGCAATGTACTTAGGTTTAATGCTGTTTGGTGTCATTGGGTTTATCATTGGCCCACTTATTGTGATTGCGTTCACTTCAGCTAAAGAAGCTGGCATTATTAAATTTAGTTTTAAAATTTAA
- a CDS encoding GNAT family N-acetyltransferase, which produces MNIRRATEMDYEPLAKLMITLGYPTTKEEMRTRLHKISKHHDYETFVAEEGTHVIGMVGICLQLSYETNHTYVRIISMVVEENCRKQGVGKKLLEVVQGWAKERGSSAIVLNSGNRTERQSAHAFYQKLGFIGKSTGYYKLIY; this is translated from the coding sequence ATGAACATTCGTCGTGCGACCGAAATGGATTATGAGCCTCTAGCAAAACTTATGATTACGCTAGGTTACCCTACTACAAAAGAAGAAATGAGAACGAGGCTCCACAAAATTAGCAAACATCATGACTATGAAACATTTGTTGCAGAAGAAGGAACACATGTTATTGGTATGGTTGGAATCTGCCTTCAATTGTCCTATGAAACAAATCATACGTATGTACGAATCATTAGTATGGTTGTTGAGGAAAATTGCCGAAAGCAAGGTGTAGGAAAAAAACTACTTGAGGTAGTTCAAGGGTGGGCCAAAGAGCGTGGATCATCAGCTATTGTATTAAACAGTGGCAATCGTACTGAACGGCAGAGTGCTCATGCTTTTTATCAAAAACTCGGATTTATTGGAAAAAGCACTGGCTATTATAAGTTAATTTATTAG
- the hpaB gene encoding 4-hydroxyphenylacetate 3-monooxygenase, oxygenase component — translation MAIITGKQYINRIDDLQNEVWIEGERVEGKLSLHPAFRGILKSKGLLYDMQHDPSAQSVLTRTDNECDELINFSFKQPVTMEDLQKRKEAIQLWARKSGGTIGRSPDYINTAIMTLATSHTYFDEPYATSIKTIYNESKKKDLSFTHTFINPQANRSPHYFESLQEQTKEQIIAAKIIEKKEQGIVIHGARLLATQGGMTDEILVLPVGGDTLDDNYIYAFAIPSNTPGLRFLCREPYASQATSSYDHPFTYQFDEIDSVVVFDHVLVPWERVFIYQQKDIVRRLSIDTNLTEMLLFQAISRQVVKTEFLLGICESIATTISVHEYQHVQDKISEVITTFEIMKSLLESSINGAAPNRFGTMVPARNPLMVASTYYQKTYPRLIEILHLLGASGLIALPTENDFSSSIGADLHQYLQAKNAKAKERVQLFRLAWDLTMSPFGSRQTQYERFFFGDPIRQSSYLYQAYDKSFFIKQIKEFLKNCTT, via the coding sequence ATGGCCATTATTACTGGAAAACAGTATATAAATCGAATAGATGATTTACAAAATGAGGTTTGGATTGAGGGAGAACGAGTAGAAGGAAAGCTCTCCTTACATCCCGCCTTTCGAGGGATTTTAAAGAGCAAGGGTTTATTGTATGACATGCAGCATGACCCTTCTGCACAATCAGTTTTAACAAGAACCGATAACGAATGTGATGAACTCATTAATTTTTCCTTTAAACAACCAGTAACAATGGAAGACTTACAAAAAAGAAAAGAAGCCATTCAACTTTGGGCAAGAAAAAGTGGTGGCACCATCGGACGATCTCCGGATTATATTAATACAGCTATTATGACATTGGCTACATCTCACACGTATTTTGATGAACCATATGCTACTTCAATTAAAACCATTTATAATGAATCAAAAAAAAAGGACTTATCTTTCACTCATACATTTATTAATCCACAAGCAAATCGCTCTCCCCATTATTTCGAATCTCTTCAAGAACAAACAAAAGAACAAATCATTGCTGCAAAAATAATAGAAAAGAAAGAACAAGGAATTGTGATTCATGGAGCTAGGCTACTTGCTACACAAGGTGGAATGACAGATGAGATATTAGTATTGCCCGTAGGTGGAGATACATTAGATGACAATTATATTTATGCTTTCGCAATCCCCTCAAATACCCCAGGTTTACGCTTTTTATGTCGTGAACCATATGCTAGTCAAGCAACTAGTTCGTATGACCATCCTTTTACGTACCAATTTGACGAGATTGATTCTGTTGTCGTTTTCGATCATGTGTTAGTTCCTTGGGAGCGTGTTTTTATTTATCAACAAAAAGATATAGTTCGTAGGCTATCAATTGATACTAACTTAACTGAAATGTTGCTTTTCCAAGCTATCTCTAGACAAGTCGTAAAAACAGAATTCTTACTAGGAATTTGCGAATCCATAGCAACAACGATTTCAGTCCATGAATACCAACATGTCCAGGATAAAATCAGTGAAGTAATCACTACCTTTGAAATCATGAAATCATTGTTAGAATCATCGATAAATGGGGCTGCACCAAACCGTTTTGGTACGATGGTTCCTGCTAGAAATCCATTAATGGTTGCATCTACGTACTATCAAAAAACATATCCTCGCCTAATTGAAATACTTCATCTTCTTGGAGCTAGTGGTTTAATTGCACTGCCAACAGAAAATGATTTTTCTTCTTCGATTGGAGCTGATTTACACCAATATTTACAAGCTAAAAATGCAAAAGCAAAAGAACGTGTCCAATTATTCCGCTTAGCATGGGATTTAACGATGAGTCCTTTTGGGTCAAGACAAACTCAATACGAACGTTTTTTCTTCGGAGATCCAATTCGACAATCCTCATATTTATACCAAGCGTATGACAAAAGCTTCTTTATAAAACAGATCAAAGAATTTCTAAAAAATTGTACCACATAA
- a CDS encoding DUF420 domain-containing protein yields MEQTVDNHKKRNYKPIIIILTVIINGIVAVLAGMPPVEGFDLFNIRILPMMNAIFNTFTFIFLVLALISIIKKNITWHKRFIYSAFITTTFFLVTYIAHHLLAPATTYGGDGFLRSIYYFVLITHIVLAAVIVPLALTAVARAWNMENARHRKIARWTMPIWLYVSFTGVLVYIMISPYY; encoded by the coding sequence ATGGAACAAACTGTTGATAATCACAAAAAGCGAAATTATAAGCCGATTATAATCATTCTTACGGTTATTATAAATGGTATTGTAGCAGTACTAGCTGGTATGCCTCCGGTGGAAGGGTTTGACTTATTTAATATAAGAATATTACCAATGATGAATGCAATTTTTAATACGTTTACGTTTATATTCCTTGTATTAGCCTTAATATCAATTATTAAGAAAAATATAACTTGGCATAAACGATTTATCTATTCGGCATTCATTACTACTACTTTCTTCTTAGTGACGTATATAGCGCATCACTTACTTGCTCCTGCAACGACGTACGGAGGGGATGGTTTTTTACGTTCAATTTATTATTTTGTGTTGATAACACATATTGTACTAGCTGCTGTTATCGTACCTTTAGCATTAACAGCTGTAGCTAGAGCATGGAATATGGAGAATGCACGTCATCGTAAGATCGCTAGATGGACAATGCCAATTTGGCTTTATGTAAGTTTTACAGGGGTATTGGTTTATATTATGATTTCCCCTTATTATTAA
- a CDS encoding cytochrome C oxidase subunit IV family protein, with the protein MGDNLSQPFSKSAMSEEEKRKTNAEQKKQVISFALMIFLTILAFVAVASDLIPVTFAIPFILILAVIQLFLQLLFFMHMKDKDHGWVNTFMVSGMVIAVIAIAALMLLLGVTKY; encoded by the coding sequence ATGGGAGATAATTTAAGTCAACCGTTTTCTAAAAGTGCAATGTCAGAAGAAGAAAAAAGAAAGACAAATGCAGAGCAAAAGAAACAGGTTATCTCTTTTGCCCTGATGATTTTCTTAACGATTCTTGCATTCGTTGCAGTAGCAAGTGATTTAATTCCGGTTACATTTGCTATACCTTTTATCTTGATTCTAGCTGTGATTCAACTTTTCCTACAGTTATTATTCTTCATGCATATGAAGGATAAGGACCATGGATGGGTTAACACTTTTATGGTATCAGGTATGGTTATCGCAGTGATTGCGATTGCAGCTTTGATGTTACTACTAGGTGTAACAAAGTATTAA
- a CDS encoding cytochrome (ubi)quinol oxidase subunit III, with protein MAGTVDHSKGLPPHPERATLEGKNKFLGFWFFLGGETVLFATFFGTYLGLKSGVGDGPGPADIFSLPLVFVMTMLLLTSSLTSVLAMYAMKKNQFKKMIVWLWVTVLLGLAFLGFEIYEFYEYTHHYGLGFSTSAFASSFYTLVGLHGAHVLFGLCWITTLLIRYRRAGITLTNAPKFYVASLYWHFIDVVWVFIFSVVYLMGIGG; from the coding sequence ATGGCAGGTACAGTTGATCATTCAAAAGGGCTTCCTCCTCATCCGGAGAGAGCCACGTTAGAAGGTAAAAATAAGTTTCTAGGTTTTTGGTTTTTCCTTGGTGGAGAAACCGTGTTATTTGCAACGTTTTTCGGAACGTATTTAGGATTAAAAAGTGGTGTAGGTGATGGACCTGGACCAGCAGATATTTTCTCATTACCGTTAGTATTTGTTATGACCATGTTACTTTTAACAAGTTCATTAACAAGTGTTCTTGCGATGTATGCCATGAAAAAAAATCAGTTTAAGAAAATGATTGTATGGCTTTGGGTTACCGTATTACTAGGTCTTGCGTTTTTAGGATTTGAGATTTATGAGTTCTATGAGTATACGCACCATTATGGACTAGGCTTTTCAACTAGTGCTTTTGCTTCTTCTTTCTATACGCTAGTTGGACTTCACGGAGCTCACGTACTTTTTGGCCTTTGCTGGATTACAACTTTATTAATCCGTTACAGACGTGCAGGTATTACGTTAACGAATGCACCTAAATTCTATGTAGCTAGTTTATACTGGCATTTCATCGACGTTGTATGGGTATTCATCTTTAGCGTGGTTTATCTCATGGGGATAGGAGGTTAA
- the ctaD gene encoding cytochrome c oxidase subunit I: MATEKKSKSVLWDWLTTVDHKKIAILYLVAGTLYFVQAGIMALFMRIQLMYPENTFVSGQTFNELLTMHGTVMLFFVATPLLFAFMNYVIPLQIGARDVAFPFVNSLGFWIFFFGAFLTNLSWFFGGGPDAGWTAYVPLSSRDYAGSGLDFYVLGLQVAGIGTLVSGINFLVTIINMRAPGMTMMRLPLFVWTGFITSMLILFAFTPLAAGLALLMLDRLFEGQFFIPDMGGNAVLWQHIFWIFGHPEVYILVLPAFGIISEVIPAMSRKRLFGYTAMVFATIVIAFLGFMVWVHHMFTVGLGPISNSIFAIATMMIAVPTGIKIFNWLFTMWGGKITFNTAMLFASSFVPTFVLGGVTGVMLAMAPVDHLYQDTYFVVAHFHYIIVGGIVMAIFAGLFYWYPLMFGHKLNETLGKLFFVLFYIGFHLTFFIQHFLGLMGMPRRVYTYLGDQGLDGMNLVSTLGTFFMSAGIIVLVINVVYSAYRKDQQTGDDPWDARTLEWACGSPVPEYNFAQTPLVRSLDPLFYEKVHGDGKMKPAEPLADIHMPNGSIIPFIMSFGLFWVGFGFVMMGFDNPTVPPLLVAGIGFVITFGSMFARSVKEDHGYYIPVKDIKERG, translated from the coding sequence TTGGCTACGGAAAAAAAGTCAAAAAGTGTACTATGGGATTGGCTAACAACAGTCGACCATAAGAAGATTGCTATTCTATACTTGGTAGCAGGTACACTTTATTTTGTTCAAGCCGGTATTATGGCTTTATTCATGAGAATTCAGCTTATGTACCCTGAAAATACATTTGTAAGTGGGCAAACGTTTAACGAGCTCCTTACTATGCATGGAACAGTCATGCTATTCTTTGTTGCAACACCACTTTTATTTGCATTTATGAACTATGTCATTCCATTGCAAATAGGTGCACGTGACGTTGCCTTTCCTTTTGTGAACTCATTAGGATTTTGGATTTTCTTCTTTGGAGCATTTTTAACTAACTTAAGTTGGTTTTTCGGAGGCGGACCTGATGCAGGTTGGACAGCATATGTACCGCTCTCTAGTCGAGATTACGCAGGAAGTGGTTTAGACTTCTACGTTCTCGGGTTACAGGTTGCCGGTATTGGTACGTTAGTTTCGGGGATTAACTTCCTAGTAACCATTATCAATATGAGAGCTCCTGGTATGACAATGATGAGACTACCATTGTTCGTATGGACTGGTTTTATTACATCAATGCTTATTCTTTTTGCGTTTACACCACTTGCAGCTGGTTTAGCTCTTCTTATGCTAGACCGATTGTTTGAAGGTCAGTTCTTTATCCCTGATATGGGGGGTAACGCTGTATTATGGCAACATATTTTCTGGATCTTTGGTCACCCTGAGGTATATATTCTTGTATTACCTGCATTCGGTATTATTTCTGAAGTTATTCCAGCAATGTCAAGAAAACGTCTTTTCGGTTATACAGCAATGGTGTTTGCTACAATCGTAATTGCATTCTTAGGCTTCATGGTTTGGGTTCACCATATGTTTACCGTTGGACTTGGTCCAATTTCAAACTCTATTTTTGCGATTGCAACGATGATGATTGCGGTACCGACTGGTATTAAAATCTTTAACTGGTTATTTACGATGTGGGGCGGGAAAATTACATTTAATACAGCGATGTTATTTGCTTCTTCTTTCGTACCAACGTTCGTACTAGGTGGGGTTACTGGGGTAATGCTTGCAATGGCACCAGTTGACCATTTATACCAAGATACGTATTTCGTAGTAGCTCACTTCCACTACATTATTGTTGGTGGTATCGTAATGGCTATTTTTGCAGGCTTATTCTACTGGTATCCATTAATGTTTGGTCACAAATTAAACGAAACATTAGGAAAATTATTCTTTGTCCTTTTCTACATTGGATTCCATTTAACATTCTTCATCCAGCATTTCCTTGGCTTAATGGGTATGCCACGTCGTGTATACACATATTTAGGGGATCAAGGTTTAGATGGCATGAACCTTGTTAGTACACTTGGAACATTCTTTATGTCAGCAGGTATTATCGTACTAGTCATTAATGTTGTGTACTCAGCATACCGTAAAGACCAACAAACAGGAGACGATCCTTGGGATGCTCGTACACTTGAATGGGCTTGTGGAAGTCCTGTACCAGAGTATAACTTTGCACAAACACCACTTGTTCGTTCATTAGATCCATTGTTCTATGAAAAAGTGCATGGCGATGGCAAGATGAAACCAGCTGAGCCTTTAGCTGACATTCATATGCCTAACGGTTCGATAATTCCATTCATTATGTCATTCGGTTTATTCTGGGTAGGTTTCGGATTTGTAATGATGGGCTTCGACAATCCAACAGTTCCACCGCTATTGGTAGCTGGTATCGGATTTGTCATTACCTTTGGTTCAATGTTTGCTCGTTCAGTAAAAGAAGATCATGGCTACTATATTCCAGTTAAGGATATTAAGGAAAGGGGGTAA
- the coxB gene encoding cytochrome c oxidase subunit II has product MKNWKNAWRIIPLSLLMLLMAGCGEANLTALDPKGPQSQWLYDYMILSLVIMTFVSVVVFAIFFIILFKFRRKPGDDAYPKQVHGSTALEITWTVIPILLLAILAVPTVTGSFMLADTEHDEDHEGAVTIKVTGHQFWWQFDYEDEGFTAGQDVYIPVGEKVVFELHGQDVIHSFWVPALGGKVDTIPGITNHLWLEASYPGVYKGKCAELCGPEHALMDFKLIALERPEYDAWVESMQADVEEPVETLAQQGREVFEQQTCLGCHAVGGMGAATGPTLTNFGERETIAGYLEFNDENLEAWIRDPKSLKQGNNMPAFPDISDEDMTALLAYLNSLKVRE; this is encoded by the coding sequence ATGAAAAACTGGAAAAATGCATGGCGAATCATACCATTATCTCTGCTTATGCTTCTTATGGCAGGGTGTGGTGAAGCGAATTTAACTGCTCTTGATCCAAAAGGTCCACAATCGCAATGGCTTTATGATTACATGATTTTGTCATTAGTGATTATGACTTTTGTATCAGTTGTAGTATTTGCTATCTTCTTTATTATTCTATTTAAGTTTAGAAGAAAACCGGGTGACGATGCTTACCCGAAACAGGTACATGGAAGCACGGCATTAGAAATTACATGGACGGTCATTCCGATTTTACTTCTTGCGATTTTAGCCGTTCCAACTGTAACTGGATCATTTATGTTAGCTGATACCGAACATGATGAAGATCATGAAGGAGCTGTTACAATTAAAGTAACAGGACACCAATTCTGGTGGCAGTTTGATTATGAGGATGAAGGATTTACTGCTGGTCAAGATGTGTATATCCCAGTAGGAGAAAAAGTAGTATTTGAACTTCATGGACAGGATGTTATCCATTCATTTTGGGTTCCTGCATTAGGTGGTAAAGTAGATACGATTCCTGGTATCACAAACCATTTATGGCTTGAAGCTTCGTATCCTGGTGTTTATAAAGGAAAATGTGCGGAGTTATGTGGACCTGAGCATGCGCTTATGGATTTCAAACTAATTGCACTTGAAAGACCTGAATATGATGCGTGGGTTGAAAGTATGCAAGCTGACGTAGAAGAGCCAGTGGAAACATTAGCTCAACAAGGTCGTGAAGTATTTGAACAACAAACATGTCTTGGCTGTCATGCTGTAGGTGGAATGGGGGCTGCAACAGGCCCAACATTAACAAACTTTGGTGAACGTGAAACGATTGCCGGCTACCTAGAGTTTAATGACGAAAACCTTGAAGCATGGATTCGTGATCCTAAGTCATTGAAGCAAGGCAATAACATGCCAGCGTTTCCTGACATTAGTGATGAAGATATGACAGCATTACTTGCTTACTTAAATTCGTTAAAAGTTAGGGAATAA
- the cyoE gene encoding heme o synthase — MNKSNTAIDASDVINQTSNSMTLSQEKSWKDYLTLAKMGIVTSNLITTFAGVFLAAKYTGVSLLDQFHLVLFALIGAGLVMAGGCTLNNFIDRDIDPVMERTKDRPSVNGRFQGTHVLLVGLMQSAIGIILLSLANATAAIIGIIGLFVYVVLYTMWTKRTTTFNTVVGSVSGAVPPLIGWAVVDPGLHSYAWLLFFIMFFWQPPHFLALAMKRVEEYRAAGIPMLPVVAGFEVTKRQMVVYVAALLPVSLMLYPFGIVYTVIAAVLGIGWLVLGIAGFKMKDDIKWARLMFVYSLNYLTILFVLMVIVHL, encoded by the coding sequence ATGAATAAGTCCAATACAGCTATAGACGCAAGCGACGTAATAAACCAAACATCAAATTCAATGACTTTATCTCAAGAAAAATCGTGGAAAGATTACTTAACTCTTGCTAAAATGGGGATTGTTACTTCAAATCTAATAACCACTTTTGCAGGGGTTTTCCTGGCAGCGAAATATACAGGGGTAAGCTTGCTAGATCAATTTCATCTCGTCCTTTTTGCACTAATTGGTGCTGGTTTGGTTATGGCTGGTGGCTGTACATTAAATAACTTTATTGACCGCGACATTGACCCGGTTATGGAACGTACAAAGGACCGACCTTCTGTGAATGGTAGGTTTCAAGGTACTCATGTTCTATTAGTAGGGCTTATGCAATCAGCAATTGGTATTATTCTATTATCACTAGCTAATGCTACTGCAGCGATAATCGGTATTATCGGGCTGTTTGTTTATGTTGTCTTATATACAATGTGGACAAAAAGGACAACTACTTTTAATACAGTAGTTGGAAGTGTATCTGGTGCTGTTCCACCATTAATTGGCTGGGCGGTCGTTGACCCAGGTTTACATTCTTATGCATGGTTATTATTTTTCATTATGTTCTTTTGGCAACCACCGCATTTCTTAGCGTTAGCTATGAAACGCGTTGAGGAATATCGTGCAGCTGGTATACCGATGTTACCTGTTGTTGCGGGATTTGAAGTGACAAAAAGACAAATGGTTGTTTATGTTGCGGCATTACTACCGGTGTCTTTAATGCTATATCCGTTTGGGATCGTTTATACGGTTATCGCAGCAGTATTAGGTATAGGCTGGTTAGTGTTAGGGATAGCTGGCTTTAAAATGAAGGATGACATTAAATGGGCTCGTCTTATGTTTGTTTATTCTTTGAACTACCTAACTATTCTATTTGTTCTAATGGTCATTGTTCACTTATAA
- a CDS encoding COX15/CtaA family protein, with protein MHKLLKIYGVITSIGMIIVLMQGALVTKTGSGEGCGATWPLCFGEVIPTSPAIETIIEYSHRIVSGMLGLMVIILAIWAWRKLGHLRETKLLSILAVFFIVFQGLLGAGAVVFGQSSAILALHFGISAISLATVVLLTVLAFEDGKVQIPAPRVSSRFRTFVFFIITYTYAVIYTGAYVKHTNATLACGGFPLCNGYLFPGFAGPIGAHFLHRLAGISVFIIITVLLIVVLRHYRHETTVFWASILAFLLVTGQFISGVAVIYTQAALGNAMLHALLISLLFTTLSYLTMILTRKPL; from the coding sequence TTGCATAAATTACTAAAAATATATGGTGTCATTACATCAATAGGAATGATTATTGTTCTAATGCAAGGAGCTTTAGTTACAAAAACAGGATCTGGTGAAGGCTGTGGAGCCACGTGGCCATTATGTTTTGGAGAAGTTATTCCAACATCGCCCGCTATAGAAACCATTATTGAGTATAGCCACCGTATCGTTTCTGGAATGCTTGGACTTATGGTCATCATTCTAGCGATTTGGGCTTGGCGCAAGCTTGGACATCTTCGAGAAACAAAACTATTATCAATATTGGCTGTCTTTTTTATTGTTTTCCAGGGTCTATTAGGAGCTGGTGCAGTCGTTTTTGGACAATCTAGTGCCATTCTAGCTCTTCATTTTGGGATTTCAGCCATCTCTTTAGCAACAGTGGTTCTTTTAACAGTTCTAGCTTTTGAAGATGGAAAGGTCCAAATCCCTGCTCCACGAGTGTCTAGTCGCTTTCGTACTTTTGTCTTTTTTATCATTACGTACACCTATGCTGTTATTTATACCGGAGCTTATGTGAAGCATACAAATGCAACTCTAGCATGTGGAGGGTTTCCACTATGTAACGGGTATTTGTTCCCAGGATTTGCTGGTCCAATCGGTGCACACTTTCTCCATCGACTCGCAGGAATTTCGGTCTTTATCATTATTACTGTTTTGCTTATCGTTGTTCTTAGACACTATCGACATGAAACAACAGTGTTTTGGGCAAGCATTCTTGCATTTCTTTTAGTTACAGGACAATTCATTAGTGGTGTAGCCGTTATTTACACACAGGCTGCATTGGGTAATGCGATGCTTCATGCCTTACTCATTTCATTATTATTTACAACGCTGAGTTATCTCACCATGATTCTTACTAGAAAACCACTGTAA
- a CDS encoding GNAT family N-acetyltransferase — protein MGEIRKLTENEMEQSLKLSEFAFQYLLTDEEKRHKLKISNPEHTVGYFEENELLAKMTVLPLAVTVADTSFEMAGIAGVATYPEHRRKGLVKSLLYEGLQELRQKQIPLAFLFPFSIAFYRKYGWELFCDQHILTLTKEQLPNVKMDKGKMVRVSQTEYKPLAEIYEQYALRYNGMLVRKDEWWTNWLFMRKNGNISIYYDENNKPQGYIIYEVKDRVMTVHELVYLDHSSRIGLWAFIKNHDSMVSKVVCEIQSDDVLPYWLENPKVNQEIIPYFMARIVDVELFLKQYPFERGDDDILFLHLQDEYTTWNQAIYQITFSSSGTHDVKKYPVIEKGSCQHAPKKGIRLEIGTLTTMLLNYKKANDLLEIGKIRGEREEVKKWEERIPKKRPSFIDFF, from the coding sequence ATGGGGGAAATTCGAAAATTAACGGAAAATGAAATGGAACAAAGCCTTAAACTGTCTGAATTTGCTTTTCAGTATCTATTAACTGATGAGGAAAAAAGGCACAAACTTAAAATTAGTAATCCAGAACATACCGTTGGATATTTTGAAGAGAATGAACTCCTTGCAAAAATGACAGTGTTACCACTAGCTGTTACCGTAGCCGATACTTCTTTTGAAATGGCGGGGATTGCTGGAGTTGCAACGTACCCGGAACATAGGAGAAAAGGATTAGTAAAATCTTTATTGTATGAGGGTTTACAAGAACTGCGTCAAAAACAAATACCGTTAGCTTTTCTATTTCCTTTTTCAATCGCATTTTACCGCAAATATGGGTGGGAATTGTTTTGTGATCAGCACATTCTAACGTTAACAAAAGAACAGCTCCCAAATGTCAAAATGGATAAGGGAAAAATGGTGAGAGTATCACAAACCGAATATAAACCTTTAGCTGAGATTTATGAGCAGTATGCCCTTAGGTATAACGGTATGCTCGTTAGAAAAGATGAGTGGTGGACCAATTGGTTGTTTATGAGGAAAAACGGGAATATCTCAATCTATTATGATGAAAATAATAAACCACAAGGCTATATTATCTATGAAGTAAAAGACAGGGTCATGACGGTACACGAGCTAGTCTATTTGGATCATAGTAGTCGCATTGGGTTATGGGCCTTTATTAAAAATCACGATTCAATGGTCAGTAAGGTGGTTTGTGAAATCCAAAGCGATGATGTACTCCCATATTGGTTAGAAAACCCAAAAGTGAATCAGGAAATTATTCCTTATTTTATGGCAAGAATTGTCGATGTTGAGTTGTTTTTGAAGCAGTATCCATTCGAAAGAGGAGACGACGATATCTTGTTTTTACATCTACAAGATGAGTACACTACTTGGAATCAAGCGATCTATCAAATTACATTTTCTAGCTCCGGTACTCATGATGTAAAAAAATATCCTGTTATAGAAAAAGGTTCGTGTCAACACGCTCCGAAAAAAGGAATAAGACTAGAAATAGGAACATTAACAACGATGTTGCTAAACTATAAGAAAGCAAATGATTTACTAGAAATCGGAAAAATAAGAGGGGAAAGAGAAGAAGTAAAAAAGTGGGAAGAGCGTATCCCGAAGAAGCGTCCATCCTTCATTGACTTTTTCTAA